Proteins from a genomic interval of Xanthomonas sp. AM6:
- a CDS encoding TetR family transcriptional regulator, translated as MNDRRKTRISPRKQPQQARSNLLVAVILEAAAQVLAKEGMQRFTTARVAEKAGVSIGSLYQYFPNKAAILFRLQSDEWRQTSDLLRGILEDTQRPPLDRLRLLVHAFVRSECEEAQMRTALATAAPLYRDAPEAQQARASGKRTLRRFMREVLPDAPAATRTLAGNLIKTTLGAGAKEFSETPRSAAQIRAYADAMADMFCAYLQRLASPPAA; from the coding sequence ATGAACGATCGTCGGAAAACCAGGATTTCCCCGAGAAAACAGCCGCAACAGGCGCGCTCCAACCTGCTCGTGGCGGTCATCCTGGAAGCGGCAGCTCAGGTTTTGGCCAAGGAAGGAATGCAGCGCTTCACCACCGCGCGGGTGGCCGAGAAGGCCGGGGTGAGCATCGGGTCGCTGTATCAGTACTTCCCGAACAAGGCGGCGATCCTGTTCCGGCTGCAGAGCGACGAATGGCGGCAGACCAGCGACCTGCTGCGCGGCATCCTCGAGGACACCCAGCGTCCGCCGCTGGACCGGTTGCGCCTGTTGGTGCACGCCTTCGTGCGTTCGGAATGCGAGGAGGCGCAGATGCGCACGGCGCTTGCCACCGCCGCACCGCTGTACCGCGACGCGCCCGAGGCGCAGCAGGCGCGCGCCTCGGGAAAGCGGACGTTGCGACGCTTCATGCGCGAGGTGCTGCCGGATGCGCCGGCGGCCACCCGCACCCTGGCCGGCAATCTGATCAAGACGACGCTCGGCGCAGGGGCCAAGGAGTTTTCGGAAACGCCGCGTAGCGCCGCGCAGATCCGCGCCTATGCCGACGCCATGGCGGACATGTTCTGCGCTTACCTGCAACGGCTCGCGTCGCCTCCTGCAGCATAG
- a CDS encoding class I SAM-dependent methyltransferase, with protein MSTLTTAPLAPLLDHLFDEAAATTATAMSAFAEIPTEERERLMRSKTDYVEFYSRLKDLPLAVSRETGTLLYMLARSCRARAIVEFGTSFGISTLHLAAALRDNGGGQLIGSEFEPSKVLRARDNLRAGGLDDLIEIREGDALQTLRSDLPASIDLLLLDGAKALYPQVLALLETRLRPGALIVADNADYSPEYLAHVRSPDAGYLSIPFAEEVELSMRIG; from the coding sequence ATGAGCACCCTGACCACTGCACCGCTCGCTCCCCTGCTCGACCACCTGTTCGATGAGGCCGCCGCGACGACGGCGACGGCGATGTCCGCATTCGCCGAAATCCCGACCGAGGAGCGGGAGCGCCTGATGCGCAGCAAGACCGACTACGTGGAGTTCTACAGCCGGCTAAAGGATCTGCCGCTGGCCGTCTCGCGCGAGACCGGCACGCTGCTGTACATGCTGGCGCGCAGCTGCCGCGCGCGCGCGATCGTCGAGTTCGGTACCTCGTTCGGCATCTCCACCCTGCACCTGGCCGCGGCCCTGCGCGACAACGGCGGCGGCCAGCTGATCGGCAGCGAATTCGAGCCGTCCAAGGTGCTGCGCGCCCGCGACAACCTGCGCGCCGGCGGCCTCGACGACCTGATCGAGATCCGCGAAGGCGACGCCTTGCAGACGCTGCGCAGCGACCTGCCCGCCAGCATCGACCTGCTGCTGCTCGACGGCGCCAAGGCGCTGTATCCGCAAGTGCTGGCGCTGCTGGAAACGCGCTTGCGGCCCGGCGCGCTGATCGTCGCCGACAACGCGGACTACAGCCCCGAGTACCTGGCGCATGTGCGCTCGCCCGACGCGGGCTACCTGTCCATCCCGTTCGCCGAGGAGGTGGAGTTGTCGATGCGCATCGGTTGA
- a CDS encoding mannitol dehydrogenase family protein: MTNSRLTAATLTSLPPAIASPTYVLDRTRIGIVHLGAGAFHRAHQAVYIDDLLATEPDWAISAVSLHSPQVRDALRPQDALYTLALLDEHPELRIIGAIREVLCASDEQPTVLARLADPSVRLVTLTVTEKGYCLAGEHLDLAHPDIVHDLAAPHAPRSAIGYLVAGLRERLRLGLAPYTMLSCDNLPDNGGKLRRAVLQFAHTIDPALAAWIETEAAFPRSMVDSITPASNDALRERVAAQLGCHDAWPVQRERYSQWVIEDRFCNGRPAFERAGVTLSDDIAGYDRAKLRLLNGPHSALAYLGTLLNLDTVADAMRHPQLAAFVETLMREDIAPTLQPMPGFDPQHYAGAILARFRNPTIAHRLAQIAWDGSQKIPVRLLGTIADALAAGRRIDRLCLPVAAWMQFVRRQARDGVALVDPMHEVLSEIGRSATGDAEHDVGVFLALDTVFAPLSGETRFIGPLRSAYAALGDASPTEVQQALA, translated from the coding sequence GTGACCAACTCACGCCTCACCGCCGCCACGCTCACCAGCCTGCCGCCGGCCATCGCCAGCCCAACCTACGTCCTGGACCGCACCCGCATCGGCATCGTCCACCTCGGCGCCGGCGCCTTCCACCGCGCCCACCAGGCCGTCTATATCGACGACCTGCTCGCGACCGAACCGGACTGGGCGATCAGCGCCGTCTCCCTGCACAGCCCGCAGGTCCGCGACGCGCTGCGCCCGCAAGACGCCCTCTACACCCTCGCCCTGTTGGATGAGCACCCCGAACTGCGCATCATCGGCGCCATCCGCGAAGTGCTGTGCGCAAGCGACGAACAACCCACCGTCCTCGCGCGCCTGGCCGACCCGTCGGTGCGCCTGGTCACCCTCACCGTCACCGAAAAGGGCTACTGCCTGGCCGGCGAGCATCTCGACCTCGCGCACCCGGACATCGTCCACGACCTCGCCGCCCCGCACGCCCCGCGCAGCGCCATCGGCTACCTCGTCGCCGGCCTGCGCGAACGCTTGCGCCTGGGCCTGGCGCCCTACACCATGCTCAGCTGCGACAACCTGCCCGACAACGGCGGCAAGCTGCGCCGCGCCGTGCTGCAGTTCGCCCACACCATCGACCCCGCACTGGCCGCCTGGATCGAGACCGAAGCCGCCTTCCCGCGCTCGATGGTCGACAGCATCACCCCGGCCAGCAACGACGCCCTGCGCGAGCGCGTCGCCGCGCAACTGGGTTGCCACGACGCCTGGCCGGTCCAGCGCGAACGCTACAGCCAATGGGTGATCGAAGACCGCTTCTGCAACGGCCGCCCCGCCTTCGAGCGCGCCGGCGTCACCCTGAGCGACGACATCGCCGGCTACGACCGCGCCAAGCTGCGCCTGCTCAACGGCCCGCACTCCGCGCTGGCGTACCTGGGCACGCTGCTCAATCTGGACACCGTCGCCGACGCCATGCGCCACCCGCAACTGGCCGCTTTCGTCGAGACCCTGATGCGCGAGGACATCGCGCCCACCCTGCAACCGATGCCCGGCTTCGACCCGCAGCACTACGCCGGCGCCATCCTCGCCCGCTTCCGCAACCCCACCATCGCCCACCGCCTGGCGCAGATCGCCTGGGATGGCTCACAAAAAATCCCGGTACGCCTGCTCGGCACCATCGCCGACGCCCTGGCCGCCGGCCGCCGCATCGACCGCCTGTGCCTGCCGGTCGCGGCGTGGATGCAGTTCGTGCGGCGCCAGGCGCGCGATGGCGTGGCGCTGGTGGACCCGATGCACGAGGTGCTGAGCGAGATCGGGCGCAGCGCGACTGGCGATGCCGAGCATGATGTGGGCGTGTTCCTCGCGCTGGATACGGTGTTCGCGCCGCTATCGGGGGAGACGCGTTTCATCGGGCCGTTGCGAAGTGCCTACGCTGCGCTGGGTGACGCCAGCCCGACAGAGGTGCAGCAGGCGCTCGCGTAA